A single genomic interval of Helianthus annuus cultivar XRQ/B chromosome 6, HanXRQr2.0-SUNRISE, whole genome shotgun sequence harbors:
- the LOC110944923 gene encoding uncharacterized protein LOC110944923, which produces MHRRIKEGALKAHTNAIKPDLTDENKKTRLVFCLSSVTRSLSNGSPVFHDMFNVVHIDEKWFYLTKPSKRYYLVLDEDELYRTCKSKKFITKVMFLAAVARPRYDSSGKAKRSSKNHVAGTLETKPILSVTKEVTRSWLIEKVLPAIRSTWPGNHTGPIYIQQDNAKPHIDVNDAEFKLEASKDGFDIRLGFQPPNSPDLNVLDLGFFRAIQSLQEQEVLGLIDELVSAVKSSLERMPSHELNKVFLTLQTCMKEIMKVRGGNNYKIPHIGKGKLERQGNLPLQIECDENLIYEALSYLSHGHEEKVTPNLLVLKEKKEKELVMEEMNSVLSFVEHSYWQSWTVVYTSFFPQPHILDQNTTWFTEFSPPPSAFHLPPDQQVFLFVMKTLCQAFESLIVEAVGAV; this is translated from the exons ATGCATAGAAGAATTAAAGAAGGAGCTTTAAAAGCACATACAAATGCAATCAAGCCGGATTTAACCGATGAGAATAAGAAAACAAGGTTAGTATTTTGTTTGTCATCGGTTACTAGATCTTTGTCAAATGGTAGTCCTGTATTTCATGATATGTTTAATGTGGTTCACATAGATGAAAAATGGTTTTATTTGACAAAACCATCTAAACGTTACTACCTTGTCCTCGATGAGGATGAGCTGTATAGGACATGTAAATCGAAAAAATTTATCACCAAAGTAATGTTCCTAGCTGCAGTTGCACGACCAAGATATGATTCATCAGGTAAAG CAAAAAGGTCGAGTAAGAATCACGTTGCTGGAACGTTAGAAACAAAACCAATCTTATCGGTGACTAAAGAAGTAACGAGGAGTTGGTTAATCGAGAAAGTACTACCGGCTATTAGATCTACATGGCCAGGAAATCATACGGGTCCAATTTACATTCAACAAGACAATGCCAAGCCCCATATAGATGTCAATGATGCGGAGTTCAAGCTCGAGGCGTCTAAAGATGGGTTTGATATCCGACTAGGTTTTCAGCCTCCAAACAGTCCCGATTTAAATGTATTAGACCTTGGCTTTTTTCGGGCGATTCAATCTCTTCAAGAACAAGAAGTTTTAGGTTTAATTGATGAGTTGGTTAGTGCTGTTAAATCATCTTTGGAAAGAATGCCATCGCATGAGCTTAACAAAGTGTTCTTAACTTTACAAACATGCATGAAAGAGATCATGAAAGTTCGAGGTGGGAATAATTATAAGATACCGCATATCGGCAAAGGTAAGTTAGAACGACAAGGGAATTTACCTTTACAAATCGAGTGTGATGAGAACTTGATATATGAAGCCCTTTCGTATTTGTCTCA tGGTCATGAAGAAAAAGTTACTCCAAATCTCCTTGTtcttaaggaaaagaaagaaaaggaGTTAGTT ATGGAGGAAATGAATAGTGTTTTATCATTTGTGGAGCATTCTTATTGGCAGAGTTGGACGGTTGTTTACACCTCTTTCTTTCCCCAACCTCATATTCTCGATCAGAATACCACCTGGTTCACCGAATTTTCTCCTCCACCATCTGCTTTCCACCTCCCACCAGATCAACAGGTTTTTCTCTTTGTCATGAAAACCCTCTG ccaagCGTTCGAGTCACTTATCGTTGAAGCCGTAGGTGCTGtttag